Genomic window (Streptomyces liliiviolaceus):
AGCAGGCCAGCGCCAACTCCATGTCGCTGGAACACGCGCCACCGGACAAACGCGGCTTCTTCACCAGCTTCACGCTCAGCGGCACCCAGGGCGGCCAGCTGCTCGCCACGCTGGTGTTCATCCCGGTCGCCGCGATGCCCGAGGACCAGTTGCTCGCCTGGGGCTGGCGCATCCCGTTCTGGATGAGCATCGCGGTCGCCGTCGTGGGGTACGTGATCCGGCGCACCCTCCAGGAGACGCCGACCTTCACGCAGCAGGCCGCCACCGAGGGCGTCGCGAAGATGCCCCTGGCCGTGCTGATGCGCGAGCACTGGGCGGACGTCCTGCGGGTGGTGGCGGCGGCCCTGGTCGCCTCGGTCAGCACGATCTTCACGGTGTGGGCGCTGGCGTACGCGACCAGTGACGCGGTCGGCATGGACCGCACGTCGATGCTGTGGGTGGGCGCGCTGGCCAACCTGGTCGCGCTCGGCGCGATCCCGCTGTGGGCCACCCTGTCCGACCGCATCGGCCGCCGCCCGGTCTTCCTGATCGGCGCCGCGGGCAGCGGCGTCATGATGTTCCTCTACCTGTGGGCCATCTCCACCGGCTCCTACCCGCTGGTCCTGGTCCTCGGCATCGTCACCTTCGGTGTCGTCTACAGCGCCGCGAACGGTGTCTGGCCGTCCTTCTACGGCGAGATGTTCTCCACCCGTGTCCGCCTGTCGGGCATGGCCATCGGCACGCAGATCGGCTTCGCGATAGCCGGTTTCGCGGTGACGTTCGCCGCGCAGATCGCGGGCCCGGACGGAGACGACTGGCTGTCGGTGGCCCTGTTCACGGCCGCGCTGTGCGTCCCCCCGGTGATCGCCGCACTGACGGCCCGAGAGACCCACAAGATCCCGACGGACCAACTGGGCGAGCGCACGGATCAGAAGTCACCGGACATCCTCACCCCGTCGGGCGTCTGA
Coding sequences:
- a CDS encoding MFS transporter, which produces MSVPAAPLDAPPGQPRKAATAAWIGSALEYYDFFIYGSAAALIFPEVFFDESDPATATLLSLATFGVAYAARPVGALFLGHFGDKVGRKKIMVFTLILMGLSTFLIGCLPTRDQVGTLAPVLLVLCRILQGISAAGEQASANSMSLEHAPPDKRGFFTSFTLSGTQGGQLLATLVFIPVAAMPEDQLLAWGWRIPFWMSIAVAVVGYVIRRTLQETPTFTQQAATEGVAKMPLAVLMREHWADVLRVVAAALVASVSTIFTVWALAYATSDAVGMDRTSMLWVGALANLVALGAIPLWATLSDRIGRRPVFLIGAAGSGVMMFLYLWAISTGSYPLVLVLGIVTFGVVYSAANGVWPSFYGEMFSTRVRLSGMAIGTQIGFAIAGFAVTFAAQIAGPDGDDWLSVALFTAALCVPPVIAALTARETHKIPTDQLGERTDQKSPDILTPSGV